The bacterium genome has a window encoding:
- a CDS encoding sulfatase-like hydrolase/transferase has product MRKIVLIFAVIAALGVAGYFYFQKSARPAVVRNVLLITIDTLRADHLGIYGYAPAQTPNIDRLGEQGALFQNAIAVIPLTLPSHSSIMTGYNPYVHGVRDNGGFYLDDKAQTLAETMKASGFRTGGFISAFVLDRRWGIAQGFDEYFDNFELSKYKTVSLDSVQRRGDETLQQALNWISKNKDSRFFAWVHFYDPHTPYDPPDPFRSASNTKGNVGLYDGEISYSDNLIGRIREQLEQNDLLNTTLVILTADHGESLGEHEESGHGFFIYDATMRVPLIIRMPGAKPVRVKDQVRSIDLFATICDATGVSAKAGEGTSLMPLVHGRPMNKHLVAYSESYYPRFHYGWSELKALRTNEYKYIQAPDRELYRLTEDSTERLNLYTREQKRAQPFESELATMLANFATVKGPQTMDDDSLEKLQALGYIGYVAQTHTSESGILPDPKLKIRLYNRIKLAQSFSAEGKLTDAFNNIQRVLQEDDRILEAHLVLGNIYEKQKKHTLARESFQSALKYNADYVPAIFALARVYKEEGNFEAAKAGFQHLMQKDPRDSKAYFNLADIALDEKDFELALSYFKKVVELDPEQAISRNRLGACFVELKKYDAAIPELQKALQLNPRIPNAHFNLALVHEEHQDLEQAGTEYRKELELFPESYPANFNLSRVYRKQGRRLEERSELEACIRSKPDFGIAYLYLAKNLMDTGGDILQAKTFAEEGMQKLQEKSQLPFGHFLLADIYNRLGKPREAMQHVQQARAAAS; this is encoded by the coding sequence ATGCGCAAAATTGTTCTGATCTTTGCTGTTATCGCCGCCCTGGGTGTTGCCGGGTATTTCTATTTTCAGAAAAGCGCCAGACCAGCCGTTGTTCGGAATGTGCTCTTGATCACGATCGATACGCTTCGCGCGGATCATCTTGGGATTTACGGATATGCGCCGGCGCAAACCCCGAATATCGATCGCCTCGGTGAACAGGGCGCTCTCTTTCAAAATGCGATCGCCGTGATTCCACTGACTTTACCTTCCCATTCTTCCATTATGACGGGCTACAACCCTTACGTTCACGGTGTCCGAGACAACGGCGGATTCTATCTGGATGACAAAGCGCAGACTCTGGCCGAGACCATGAAGGCAAGCGGCTTTCGCACCGGTGGCTTTATCAGCGCTTTTGTGCTGGATCGCCGGTGGGGAATTGCTCAGGGCTTTGATGAGTACTTCGACAACTTTGAGTTATCCAAGTACAAAACGGTCAGTCTCGATTCGGTGCAAAGACGGGGAGACGAGACTCTTCAACAGGCGCTCAACTGGATCAGCAAGAACAAAGATTCGCGATTTTTCGCGTGGGTGCATTTTTACGATCCTCATACTCCCTACGATCCCCCGGACCCGTTTCGCTCTGCTTCGAACACAAAAGGCAATGTCGGACTCTACGACGGAGAAATCTCTTACTCTGACAATTTGATCGGGCGCATCCGAGAACAGCTCGAACAAAATGATCTGTTGAATACTACACTTGTAATACTAACAGCGGATCATGGGGAATCGCTGGGAGAACATGAGGAATCCGGCCACGGGTTTTTCATTTATGACGCTACGATGAGGGTTCCGTTGATCATCAGAATGCCCGGGGCAAAACCTGTCAGGGTAAAGGATCAGGTTCGCAGCATCGATCTCTTTGCAACGATTTGTGATGCGACCGGCGTATCGGCCAAAGCGGGGGAAGGCACAAGTCTCATGCCACTCGTTCACGGCCGGCCGATGAACAAACACTTGGTAGCTTACAGTGAGTCCTACTATCCTCGTTTTCATTATGGCTGGAGTGAACTGAAAGCTCTACGCACAAATGAATATAAGTACATTCAGGCTCCTGATCGCGAGCTTTACCGTCTCACCGAAGATTCCACCGAAAGGCTCAACCTGTATACGCGAGAGCAAAAGCGAGCGCAGCCTTTTGAATCGGAGCTCGCAACGATGCTTGCAAATTTTGCGACGGTAAAAGGGCCGCAGACCATGGATGACGATTCACTCGAAAAACTGCAGGCATTGGGTTACATCGGGTATGTAGCCCAAACTCATACGTCGGAATCCGGAATTTTGCCTGACCCGAAACTAAAAATCCGGCTTTACAACCGGATCAAGCTCGCGCAGTCGTTTTCAGCCGAGGGGAAACTAACCGATGCGTTTAATAACATCCAGCGAGTTCTCCAGGAGGATGACCGGATCCTGGAAGCACATCTTGTATTAGGAAATATTTACGAAAAGCAGAAGAAGCATACTTTGGCCCGTGAAAGTTTTCAGAGTGCGTTGAAATACAATGCCGATTATGTTCCTGCGATTTTTGCGCTGGCAAGAGTGTACAAAGAGGAAGGAAATTTTGAAGCGGCGAAAGCAGGTTTTCAGCATTTAATGCAGAAAGATCCAAGAGATTCAAAAGCTTATTTCAATCTGGCTGATATAGCTCTGGATGAGAAGGATTTTGAACTGGCTCTCTCTTATTTCAAGAAGGTTGTGGAACTGGATCCCGAGCAAGCCATCTCGCGAAACCGGCTTGGCGCATGTTTTGTGGAATTAAAAAAGTACGACGCAGCCATTCCCGAATTACAGAAAGCCCTTCAATTGAACCCGCGAATTCCGAATGCGCATTTCAATCTGGCATTGGTGCATGAAGAACATCAGGATCTGGAACAGGCGGGAACGGAATACCGGAAGGAACTCGAACTGTTTCCGGAATCGTATCCGGCAAATTTTAATTTAAGCCGCGTTTATCGCAAGCAGGGAAGACGTCTCGAGGAACGTTCTGAGCTGGAAGCCTGCATTCGTTCCAAACCTGATTTTGGCATCGCGTATTTGTATCTGGCGAAGAATCTAATGGATACAGGGGGAGACATTCTCCAAGCAAAAACCTTCGCCGAGGAAGGGATGCAGAAGCTGCAGGAAAAGTCGCAGCTTCCCTTTGGACACTTTCTTCTGGCAGATATCTACAATCGTCTGGGGAAACCGCGCGAAGCGATGCAGCATGTGCAGCAAGCCCGCGCAGCAGCTTCTTGA